Below is a window of Dietzia timorensis DNA.
GTTGCCGGCGATGGTCACGGCGAGCGCGACGGCGAGGATTGCGGCGGCCGCGATGAGCAGTGCGGAGGGGCGCTCGATCGCGACGGCGATGCCGAGTACGGCCGCCGCCGTCATCCCCACGGGCATGATTCGGCCGAAAGTGCGCAGCAGCCCCTTCTCGAATACGAGCTGCTGGTCGTCGGGAAGCGTGCGGATCACGGGGTGGACGAGCGCGACCGAGGCGAACTCCGCCGAGCCGACAAAGCCGATGATGAGGATCGAGAGGGTGTCCAGCCAGGTCATGACAATCGTGCTCCGTACTTGCGACGGCGCCTTCGAGGCGAAACGGATAGTTGCAGTATCTATTAGCGGATAGTACTACTGTCTATTGGGGAGGCGGGGGGATACGCTTCACCGACAGAGGAAATGGGGTAGCCCGTGCGGATGGCCGAGCTCGCGAAGAGGTCTGGGCTATCGGT
It encodes the following:
- a CDS encoding anthrone oxygenase family protein; this translates as MTWLDTLSILIIGFVGSAEFASVALVHPVIRTLPDDQQLVFEKGLLRTFGRIMPVGMTAAAVLGIAVAIERPSALLIAAAAILAVALAVTIAGNVPINLRTGRITDRTAPEGFIAMRRRWDLFQLVRGSLQLVGFVLVTVGIAVY